The Vannielia litorea genome segment GTCGATCTCGGGGTGATCCGGGGCGTGGGCTACGAGGGCGATACGCTCATAGTGACCGTGACGCCGACCTACTCGGGCTGCCCGGCGACGGCGGTGATCAACATGGATATCGAGGCGGCCTTGCGGGCGGCGGGGGTGGCGCAGCTGGAGCTGCGTCGCCAGCTCGCCCCGCCGTGGACGACCAATTGGCTCAGTGCCGAGGGGCGGGCGAAGCTGGAGGCCTATGGCATCGCGCCGCCGCAACCTGTGGGCGGGCCGGAGCGGTGCCCGCGCTGTGCGAGCGGGAACCTCCACAAGATCAGCCAGTTCGGCTCGACGCCCTGCAAGGCGCAATGGCGCTGCGGCGACTGCCTCGAACCTTTCGACCACTTCAAGTGCATCTGAAAGGGCATCCGACATGGCCCAATTTCTCCCCCTGACCGTGACCGACGTGCGGCCCACCACCCGCGAGGCGGTGGTGGTGACGCTTCAGCCCGACGACCCGGAGGCCTTTGCCTTCACCCAAGGCCAATATCTGACCTTCCGGCAGGAGATCGACGGCACCGAGATCCGGCGCAGTTATTCGATCTGCTGCGGCGTGGGCGAGGGGTTGCAGGTGGGGATCAAGCGGGTCGAGGGCGGCGCGTTTTCATCCTGGGCGAATGACAATCTGAAGCCGGGTATGCGACTGGAGGCTATGCCGCCCTCGGGGCGGTTCTTCGTGACGCTGGGCGAGGCGCCCAAGCATTACCTCGCCTTCGCGGGTGGCTCGGGGATCACCCCCGTTTTGTCGCTCATCCGCACCACGCTGGCCGCCGAACCGCAGAGCCGCTTCACGCTGGTCTATGCCAACCGGGCGGCGGCGACGGTGATGTTCCGCGAGGAGCTGGAAGACCTGAAGAACCGGCACATGGGGCGGTTCCGGGTGATCCATGTGCTGGAGCATGATGGGCAGGAGGTGCCGCTGTTTTCGGGCCGGGTGGACGGCGAGAAGGTGGCGGCGCTGTTCGGCGGCTTGATCGAGCCGGAGGGGGTGGACGTGGCTTTCATCTGCGGGCCGGAGCCGATGATGCTGGCGATCTCGGAGGCGTTGAAGGCCGCGGGGCTTTCGGGCGATCAGATCAGGTTCGAGCTGTTCAAATCCGACCAGCCGGGGCGGTTGCCGCAACGGGTGGTGGCGGCGCTGGCAGAGGGGGCCAAAGGCGCGGAGGCGAAGGTAACGCTGGACGGCGTGACGCGGACGCTGACGGTGGAGCCGGGGCAGACGGTGCTGGAGGCGGGATTGGCAGCCTCGATGGAGGTGCCGTTCTCCTGCCGCGCGGGGGTGTGCTCCACCTGCCGCTGCCGGGTGCTGGAGGGCGAGGTGGAGATGGCGGCGAACTACGCGCTGGAGGATGACGAGGTGGCGAAGGGCTATGTGCTGAGCTGCCAGAGCCATGTGATCTCGGAGCGGGTGGTGGTGAGCTACGACGAGTAGGGGCGGGTGAGGGTGCGGCATGAGGCCAGCGCCCGCACCGCGCGGGGCGCCTCTCATCCCACGGTGGCATCAATGCTGCGCGCGTCGGTTTCGTTTAGCGCAATCTCACCGAAGCGCCCGCCCCGTGGCGGGGCGGTGCGGGCGCTGGCCGGCGGTGCCGGCCGGGTACTCCATCGAGGCGTGGAATCTGCCCAAAGGCAGGGTAGGCTCTCCCGATGAACTGGACCGCCCAGATCGATGGCTATTGTGAGCGGCTCTCCCCGGCGTTCTGGGCGGAGCCGATCAATGCTGTCACCAACGCGGCCTTTTTGGTGGCGGCGCTGGTGGCCTTTCTCCATGCGCGGCGGATCGGGCAGGCGCGGGGGCCGGTGCTGGTGCTCTGCCTGCTGCTCGCGGCCATCGGGCTCGGCTCCTTTGCCTTTCATACCTTCGCCACGCGCTGGGCGGCGCTGGCCGATGTGGCGCCGATCCAGCTCTTCTCGCTGGTGGCGCTCGGGGCCGGGGTGCATCGGTTCACCGGGGCGCGCTGGCGAAGGACGGCGCTGCTGGTGCCCATGGTGCTGGCGCTGCTGATCGCTGCCATATGGGGGTTTGCGCAAGTCGCCCCGCCCGCGCTGCGGGGCGCGGTGGGCTATGCGCCTGCGTTCCTGTCACTCTGGGGCTTTGCGGTGCTGCTTGCGGTGCAGGGCAGCCCGCTCGCACGGACGATGGCGGTGGCGGCGCTGGTGTTTACCCTGTCGCTCACCGCGCGGACGCTGGACCTGCCGTTCTGTGACGCGATCCCGCTTGGCACTCATTGGCTCTGGCACCTGCTGAACGCGGTCACGCTGGCGCTGGTGATCCGTGTGCTGGCCGGGCAGGGGGCGATTATCCGCCGCAGATAGGGGCGGCGGGCGGATGGCCCACCCTACTTGTCGACCGGGAGCCCGCTGGGCACGGCATCCGGCACGCCGAGGCGGCCGTCGATGGCGGGTTGGTCGGTGAGGCTTTCGAGAAAGGCCATGAGCAGCGCCACATCGGCATCGCTCAGGGGCCGGTCCTCCACCACGATGGCAGCCTCCAGCGCGGCGCGGTCGGCGGCGTCGGAGAGGGGGCCCAATGCTTCATGCTCCAGCGCGGCGAGCCGGGCGGGCGTGCCATCATAGGCGGCGAGCGCGGCGCGGGGGGCGGCGTGGGCGCGCAGGAAGGCCTCCAGATCGGCATAGGCGCCGGAGTGGCCATAGGGCGCGGTGGCGGTGACGTTGCGCAGGGAGGGCGTGCGGAAGGCGTAGGCATCTGCCGGGTCGCCGGTGACGCCCATGCGGCCCACGTCGCGGTGGTGGGTCTCGAAGGCGAGGCGCTTGCCGGGGCCGATCTGCGGCACGCCCATGGCGTGAAAGCCGTGGTCGGTTTGCAGGGCGCCGGCGTGGCAGCCGGAGCAGCCTGCCGTGCCATAGAAGAGCTGCGCGCCCGCGAGCGCCTCTGCCGAAAGCGCGGCCTCATCACCGCGCAGGAAGGCATCGAAGGGCGCGGCATCGGCCCGCCATTCGAAGGCCATGAAGGCGGCGATGGCGTTGGAGATATCGGTAAAATGCAGCGGGCGGCCTGCGGCGACCTCGGGATAGACCGCCTCGAACCGCTGCTGGTAGTCGCCCGCGCCTTCGACGCGGCGCGCGATGATATCCCACGCGCCGCCGGGCCCGGTGATCCGGCCCGAGCGGGTGGCCTTTGAGATGTCATTCTCGCGAACGTGGCCTGCCATCTCGTCGGCGGAGAGCACGGGGAACATGGTTTGCGCCGAGAGGATGCCGGAAAAGCCGACCTCCATGTCTTCGCCCATCGGGGTGCGGAAGCCGGATTTGCGGCTCGGGTCCACCTCGATCCGGCCATCGTGGAAGAGCACGGTGAACTGGTGCGCGCCGAGGTTGAAGAGGGCGGGCGCGTTGCGGGGGATGAACTCGTCGGGGTAATTCGCCGGGTCCGCCACGCGGTCAGGTCCGAGGCCTGCGCCGCCCTCACCCATGCCGAGGGAGAGGCCGTCGGAGGTGGCGAAGCGCGGGTGGTGGCAGGTGGCGCAGGCGATGTTGCGGTTGCCCGAGAGGATGGGGTCGTAGAAGAGCAGTTGGCCGAGCGCGGCTTCGGCCTCGTTCACTGCGATGAAATCGGCATCGGTCAGGGGCGCGGGGAACTCCTGCGCGAAGGCGGGCGCGGCGAGCAGCAGGGCGAGCGCGAGGCTACGCATAGGCCTTGGCCTTCTCCTCGAGCGAGATCACCCGGGGCTCCGCCAGCGGCGCCCCGCCGGGAAAGAGCGGGTGGCGCTTGTGCGCGCCTTTCAGCCAGCCGCCGAACATGATGCGCCCGATGGAGAGGAAGACGCCGAAGGTGGAGCCGGAGGTGGGCGGCAGCCCCTCGGGCAGGGGGCGCTCCTTGGGCACGTTCACCCGCGCCTTCACCGGGCCGAGGGCGTCCGGGTTCGCGATGCCGTGGGTGATTGCCCCGAAGAACGGGTAGCGCGGGCCGGGGCCGGTGTTGCCCAGCGGCGTGTTGCAGCAGGCGGTGTACCAGCGGGCGAGGCCATTGGGGCTGAGACGGAGAGCCGCGATGTGCTCCTTGCCTTGGGTGATCGAGAGCCGGTCGCAGCGGAACTGGATGATATCGGTGCCGTCCGCGGGGCCGAGAATGTCATCGCGCCCCAGCACACGGGCGAAGGCGCGGCAGGAGTTGCAGTGGCAGATTACCCGGTTGCCCTGCGGCGGCGCGGGGCGGGCAGTGATGGCAAGCTTCACCTTGCCGCAATCGCAGGTGAGCGTGATGGGGTCGGGCATGGGTGGTCTCCTCCGGGGCGGAGGTTAGGGCAGGTGGGGCGGAGGGGGAAGGGGTGCTCCGGCGCATGGTGGTAACGGGTGCAGGGGAGAACATAGGGAACTCGCAGCGCAGGTGACCGCTTTGAGCCCAATCCAACCTAGCTATGCTAAAGGGTTTGTGCTTCGTACTCGTCGCGCACATCGTCATCGACCAAAACACCCCTATTGCCTCCGTAGAGCCTATCGTTTTGATCTTTGCGGGGCCCGGAGATCCAATAGAAATCACCGGTTTCGGTTTCGAAGTAGTTTGCTTTGAAACCGGCACCTTTAAGGCTCTGGAAGCGAAGACCTTTGTAGTAAAGGGTCTTGCCCGATTTTGAGAAGTAAACGCGTCCGATCACGGCATGTCCCTCAAGACCTTCGGACTTGGCTTCAATGTACATAATTCGCGAGCGAGACAGCCGGAACTCCTCCGGTAGTGTCGCATCCTGATCGAGTTTCTTTCTCCAATGATCGGCGTGTCGCATTGAGGCGCTCGATTTCTTGATTGCTGTCGCTGCACTGATACCAACAAAGCTGAAAGTCATCAAAGTCCGCTCAGCCGACCGCCATCGCTGCCAACTCCCGAGCTCGTTGTCGGACACTGCTGTTCGCCATGAAGCTGCGCCTGAATCGCGTTCGGCCACACGCGGCGTCGTTTGCTTACAGTAGCCGTGGTGAGGCCCTGCATGTCGATCCACCGGAAAAGCCCCCCATCCCAAAAGTGATTCGAAAATCCCTTCCCATGCGAATCACCTTGCGTTACGGTGGTCTCAGACCCGGAAAACCGGGCGACACGAGGCAGATCAGGCAGTCTGATGACAGAGATGGTTTTTGGCACGGCCCCCGTCCGCACGGGCGAGCCGGTGCTTCCCCGATGGTGGCGGACGATCGACAAGTGGTCGATGTCCTGCATTCTGCTGCTCTTCGGCGTGGGGTTGCTGCTGGGCCTTGCGGCCTCGCCGCCGCTGGCTGCCCGCAACGGGCTGGACCCGTTCTATTACGTGCAGCGGCAGGCCTTCTTCGGTGGACTCTCGCTCGTGGTGATGTTCGCCTTCTCGATGATGAACCCGAGTCTCGTGCGCCGCCTTGCGGTGCTGGGCTTCTTCGTTTCCTTCGTGGCGCTCCTGCTGCTGCCGGTCTTCGGCACCGACTTCGGCAAGGGCGCGACCCGGTGGTTCTCGCTCGGGTTTGCCTCGGTGCAGCCTTCGGAGTTCCTCAAGCCCGGCTTCGTGGTGCTCGCGGCATGGCTGATGGCCGCCTCGCAGCAGGTGGCGGGGCCTCCGGGCAAGTCTTTCTCCTTCATTCTCGCGGTCGTCATCGTGATGCTGCTCGCGCTGCAGCCCGACTTTGGCCAGGCCTGCCTGATCCTCTTTGCATGGGCGGTGATGTACTTCGTCGCCGGTGCGCCGATCACCATCCTCGTCGTGGTGGCGGGGCTCGTGGTGGTGGGCGGCCTCACGGCCTATGAAGGCTCCGAGCACTTTGCCCGCCGGATCGACGGCTTTTTGAACCCCGATCTCGACCCGCGCACCCAGCTTGGCTACGCCACCAATGCGATCCGCGAAGGCGGGTTCTTTGGCGTCGGCGTGGGTGAGGGGCAGGTTAAATGGTCGCTCCCCGATGCGCATACAGACTTCATCATCGCGGTGGCGGCGGAGGAATACGGGCTGGTGCTCGTGCTCGCCATCATCCTGCTCTACGCCACCATCGTCGTGCGCTCGCTGCTGCGGCTGATGCGTGAGCGCGACCCGTTCATCCGGCTGGCGGGCACCGGGCTGGCCTGCATCTTCGGCGTGCAGGCGATGATCAACATGGGGGTGGCCGTGCGGCTGCTGCCTGCCAAGGGCATGACCCTGCCTTTCGTCTCCTACGGCGGCTCGTCGATGATTGCGGGCGGTATCCTCGTGGGGATGCTGCTGGCCTTCACCCGCACGCGCCCGCAGGGACAGATCGGCGACATTCTGCTGCGGAGGCATCCGTGACGCGCGACCTGCTTCATTTTCTTGCTGAAAATACTCAATCCCCCGGCCGCACCCCTCGGAACGCCGGAGCAGACACATGACGCAGCCTCTTCTCATCATCGCCGCCGGTGGCACCGGTGGGCACATGTTTCCGGCGCAGGCGCTGGCCGAGGCGATGCTGGCGCGCGGCTGGCGGGTGAAGCTTTCGACCGATGCGCGGGGCGCGCGCTACACCGGCGCCTTCCCCGAGGCGGTGGAGATCGAGGTGCGCGCCTCGGCCACCTTTGCGCGGGGCGGGGCGCTGGCCAAGCTGGCGGTGCCTTTCCGGATCGCGGGCGGCACGATCTCTTCGGTGATCCGGATGCTGCGCGACAAGCCTGCGGTGGTGGTGGGCTTTGGTGGCTACCCCTCGATCCCGGCGCTGGCGGCCGCGACGATCCTGAAGCGCCCGCGCGCGATCCATGAGCAGAACGGCGTGCTGGGCCGGGTGAACGAGATCTTTGCCAAGCGCGTCCATGCGATTGCCTGCGGCACATGGCCCACGGAATTGCCCGAGGGCGTGCAGGGCCATGACATCGGAAACCCGGTGCGCGCGGCGATCCTTGCCCGCGCCGGGGCGCCCTACATTCCGCCGGGCGATTACCCGCTGTCGCTGCTCGTGATGGGCGGCAGCCAGGGCGCGCGGATCCTCTCCGATGTTGTCCCTGCCGCGATTGCTGCGCTGCCCGAACAGTACCGCCAGCACATCCGCGTGTCGCATCAGGCGCGGCCCGAGGATGAGGCGCGGGTCGTCAGCTTTTACGAGCAGGCGGGTATTGATGCGACGGTGCAGCCCTTCTTTGCCGACGTGCCCGAGCGGATGGCCGAGGCGCAGCTGGTGATCACCCGGGCGGGCGCCTCCACCGTGGCCGACCTCTCGGTGATCGGGCGCCCCTCGATCCTCGTGCCGCTGGCGGCGGCGATCCGCGATGAGCAGACGGCCAATGCCCGCGGGCTGGTTGACGCGGGAGCAGCCATCCTCGTGCCCGAGAAACGGCTTGACCCCGAAAGCCTCGCAGAGCAAATCCAGACAATTCTCGACTTCCCCGAGGGCGCGACGCAGATGGCGCATGCGGCGCTGGCCACCGGCAAACCGGATGCCACGCAGCGTCTGGTGGAGCTGGTCGAGGGGCTGGCAGGCAACGAGATGGCGGCGAAATCGACCGGAGAAAACTTCGGCGAGCAGTGAGTAGAGTGAGGCAGTGACATGGACGGAAGCAATATCATGCAGGGTGTAACCAAACTCCCGACCCAGCTTGGGGCGATCCACTTCGTCGGTATCGGCGGCATCGGCATGTCGGGCATTGCCGAGGTGCTGCTGAACTTCGGCTATCAGGTGCAGGGCTCCGACCTGAAGAAGAGCAAGATCACCGAGCGGCTGGAGCGGCTGGGTGCGAAGGTCTTCGAGGGGCAGGCGGCCGAGAACCTCGAGAGCGCCGAGGTCATCGTGATCTCCAGCGCGATCAAGCCGGGCAACCCCGAGCTGGACGCCGCCCGCGCCAAGGGCCTGCCGGTGGTGCGCCGCGCCGAGATGCTGGCCGAGCTGATGCGGCTGAAATCCAACATCGCCGTCGCTGGCACCCACGGCAAGACGACCACCACGACGCTGGTGGCCGAGCTGCTGGAGAAGGGCGGGATCGACCCGACGGTGATCAACGGCGGGATCATCCATGCCTATGGCTCGAATGCCCGGATGGGGCAGGGCGAGTGGATGGTGGTGGAGGCCGACGAGAGCGACGGCACCTTCAACCGTCTGCCCGCGACCATTGCCATCGTCACCAACATCGACCCCGAGCACATGGAGCACTGGGGCACCGAGGAGGCGCTGCATCAGGGATTCCTCGATTTCGTCTCCAACATCCCGTTCTACGGCCTTGCCGTCTGCTGCACCGATGATGCCGACGTGCAGGCGCTGGTGGGCCGCGTGACCGACCGCCGGGTGGTGACCTACGGCTTCAACGCGCAGGCCGACGTGCGCGCGGTGAACCTGACCTACAAGGCGGGCGTGGCGCATTTTGACGTGCGGTTGCAGACTGAGGACATGGTGATCGAGGGTTGCACCCTGCCGATGCCGGGCGATCACAACGTTTCTAATGCGCTGTCCGCCGTGGCCGTGGCGCGGCATCTCGGCATGAAGGCCGAAGAGATCAAGGCGGCGCTGGCCGGCTTTGGCGGGGTGAACCGCCGCTTTACCCGCGTGGGCGAGGTGAACGGCGTGACCGTGATCGACGATTATGGCCACCATCCCGTGGAGATTGCTGCCGTGCTGAAGGCCGCCCGTCAGGCCACTGAGGGCCGGGTGATCGCGGTGCATCAGCCGCACCGTTACTCGCGCCTATCCAACCTGTTCGACGACTTCTGCGCCTGTTTCAACGAGGCCGATGTGGTGGCCATTGCCGAGGTTTATGCCGCGGGGGAAGACCCGATCCCCGGTGCGAGCCGCGATGATCTGGTGGCCGGGCTCATTGCCCACGGCCACCGCCATGCCCGCGCGATCCTGAGCGAGGATGACCTCGTGCGGCTCGTGCGCGAGCAGGCGGGCGAGGGCGACATGGTGGTCTGCCTCGGCGCCGGTACGATCAGCGCATGGGCCAACAACCTGCCGGAGCGGTTGAAGGGCTGAGGCCGGGAGAGGCCGATGCCTGTTTTCGTGACATTCGCGGCCCTTGGCATGGGCGCCGCCCTCATCGTCGCCCGCCCGCTCTGGGCGTTGACGGTGCTGGTGGTGCTGATGCTGGTGAGCGCGCTGCTCTGGGCCGTGTTCAGCATCGAGCCACGCTGGGCCTCGGGCCTGATCGAACAGAGCGCGCAGGCCGGGGCGGTGGCCCTGGTGCCGCTGGCGCTTGGTGTCGTCGCGGGGCTGGTGCTGCGCCGGATGGGCGTGCGGCATGACTGAGGCGGGCCTCAAACGCCGGATCGGGCCGGGCCTGATGACCGCCTATGGCGTGGGCGTGATGGTGGGCGCAGGGATTTACGTGCTGATCGGCGCGGTGGCCGGGCTGGCGGGCAGCTATGCACCGCTGGCGTTTTTGCTGGCCGGGCTGGTAGCCGCACCTTCGGCGTTGACCTATGCCGAGCTTTCGGCCCGCATCCCCGAAGCGGCGGGCGAGGCGGCCTATGTGGCGCAGGCCTTTGGCACCACTTTGCTGCCGGTCGCCATCGGGCTGGCGATTGTGCTGGCTGGCACCGTTTCGGGCGCGGCGGTGCTGCGCGGGGGCGTGGGCTACCTGACGGCGCTGGTTTCGGTCACGCCGGTCTGGGCGATTGTCGCCATCGGTGCGGCGCTGACGTTGGTGGCCATCGCCGGGGTGCTGGAAAGCCTCGCGCTGGCCGCGCTCTTCACCGTGGTCGAGGTGATCGGGCTGGTGCTGGTCTCAAGTGCGGGCCTGATGGCCGAGCCGGTTGCGGTGGCGGTACCCGAGGTCGCCCCCGGTGCGATGGCGGTGCTGGCAGCCACGGCGCTGGCCTTCTTTGCCTTCATCGGTTTCGAGGATGTGGTGAACATGGCCGAGGAGGCGCGGGAGCCGGAGCGGACCATGCCGCGCGCGATCATCGCCTCGCTGCTGATCACCGCCGTACTCTATGCGCTCGTGAGCTTCGCCGCGCTGCGCGCCGTGCCTGCCGCCGATCTTGCCGCCTCCGAGCGCCCGCTGGCGCTGGTCTGGGAGCGGGCGACGGGGCAGGGCGCAGGCTTTCTGGCCGCCATCGCGGTGCTCGCGGCGCTGAACGGCGTGCTGGCGCAGCTCGTCATGGCGGCCCGCGTGCTCTTTGGCCTTGGCCGCCGCTCCCGCGCCTTTGCCCCCTTCACCCATGCGCACCCGCGCTTCGGCACGCCGGTGCTGGCCTCGCTCACCTGCGGCGCGGCGCTGATCGGCGCGGCCCTTGCCCTGCCGGTGGCGCAACTCGCCGAGATCGCCTCGATGGTGCTGCTGGCGGTCTTTGCCGCCGTTAACACATCGCTGATCGCTCTCAAGCTACACTCGCCGCAGGCGCCCTTTCGGGTGCCGATGGTCGTGCCGGTGGTGGGGCTTGTCGCCGCGCTGGCCGCGCTTGGCCTCTCGCTGGCCGAAAGGATCGCGCCATGAGCCTGCTTCTGATCGCCGCACTTCTGTGGATCTTCGCCGCCACGGCGACGGCCTTTTTGCCGATGCGCTACCAGCTTGTGCCGGGGCTGGCGCTGATCGTTGGCGCAGTGGTGCTGATCGGCCTGTTCTTTGCCGAATTCGGGCCGCTGCCGGGTGTGCTGGCGCTGGCGGTGTTCCTCTCGTTCTTCCGGCGCCCGCTGGGGCACCTCATCCGCAAACTCACCGGGAAGGCCCGCGCATGACGCCATCGCTGATCTGTTTCTTCGCCTGGGCGCTCACCGCGAACCTCGCCGCGATGATCCCTTCGAAAGACAACCACTGGACCCGGGCCTATGTGCTGATCGCCGTGGGCATCCCGCTGCTCGGCTGGGTGACCTACCAGAACGGGCCGCTGATCGGACTGATCTGCATGGCCGCGGGTGCCTCGGTGCTGCGCTGGCCGGTGGTCTACCTCTGGCGCTGGCTGAAAGGCGACCGCAAGGCCGACGGCTGACCGTTGGACACCCTCCCCCTCATTGCCACTCTTTCGGCCCTCCTCTTCGCCCTGACCGCCTACACCCTCCGCCGCCTCTCGACCCTCGGCCCGGCCATCTTGCTGGGCGGGCTTGCGGCGATCTGCGTGGGGCTGTGGTGGGGGACGGATTCACCCGCCCACGAATTTCTCTTCCATTGGGTGCTGCTTCCGGGATTACCGGGAGCTGTAGTCGGCGTGGGGCTGGCGTGGTGGCGCGTTTAGATTCAGGGATGTCTCAAAAGGTTCGACCGTATTCCTCTTGCATCAAAGAAGATGGCAGGCGAACCATGTGAATATGGTGGATGTGAGTGAGATCGACGGAAGAAAGACGCTTCAACTATGGTTGAAGGACCGACCTAAAGACTGGTCCGTCTGGATCGCTCATCGCGCCGCCATGCGTGCTTTGCCAGTGGTGTGGTCATTGCTTCGCAACACCTTTTCGCCCCCCGGCGATGTCGCTGAGCTACAAATACTGAGGGCATTGTTGGTCTCTGACGTAGCTAGTTTGAGACCAACTGGACAGATCCGACGTGCCGCCCGTTCAGCGGACGCAGCAGCAGATACTGTTGCTGCAAGCCTAACAGATGACCGAACGGCTGAAATCTCCAATGCCGTCGCACATGCCGCAAATGCTGCGGTGCAAGTCACCGGCCATGTGGCAAATGCAGCTGCCAATGCGGCCGGGCGAGTCGCCTACTCTACCTCTCCAGAGGAAGTTTGGAATGCAGTCCGATGGGACTGTGCAAATCTCGTTGAAAGTGGCTTTGACAAACCTTGGCCGCTTTGGCCGCAGAACAAGGGGCCCTTTTACAGAGAGTGGCGCCAATTGCGGCTCGTACTATCCGCATCTGGGAGTCGTCAACAAGTCGAAGACGATGCCTCCCGTATACCGCAAGACTGGTCTTTTTGGGTCCGGTGGTATGATGCCGCCCTCGAGGGGCGCCCACTCAATCTCGACACGCTTGAAAAGATCGCTTTGATCCCGGCCGAGACTTGGGACAAGGGCCCGAGTGAGGTGAATTGCATCATTGCCAAGTTTCAGGAAGGCTATGACGCCGGTGCGGTAACCCCCCTTGCGAAGGCCAGTACCTTTGAATTCGCGTTCGATCCGATAAAGCACTGGATGAAGCTCATCGGCTTCGAGAGCGACCTGAAATCCATCGACAACCCGGAGAAGGTGGCCGCCTTCGAGAAGGATGTTCAGGAATTGCTGGAGCAACTCGAAGATTTCACCGACTACGCCCGCGACGCCCTCGGGGGAGGAAATCAGCGGAGTCCCGTTCTCAGTGGGGCCGAGAAACTTGCGGAGGAATTGCGTCGGGCGTGCGACCGCAAGGAAATTCGGGTCATGGCCCTCATTCAGAAGGGCGCCTATTTCAACGGTTTCGCGCAGGAGCTGGACGCAGAGCAAGTGCTTGGTCCGACGCTGGCGAGGATGCTGGAAGACGTCATCGACCATGTGCGGCGTGTCAGCGCAACGCATCTTGCTTCCGGCCTCGTGCGGCTCGGTCCGCTCAAGGAGTTGGAACTCGGTGAGCGCAGCCCGGCGGAGGTTCTCGCCCGCATCAAGGCGGCATGGAAAACCGTGGAGGGCGAGGCAGGCAGCGAGTTCGCGCGGCTGTCGCCCGAGGGCGAGGCCGCCTTCAATGCCATGCTCGACGATCTCGAAGAGTTGGAGAGCCTGATTGAGGCGGCACCGACCGAGGCCCGCGAGCAGCGGCTCCGAAAGCGGTTCGCCGAGCGGGTCGGAGCCTTCGCCAGCACGACCGGGCGCTATGTTGAGAAGGGCAAGGAGCACGCGCCGAAGGCAACGAACTGGGTGGATGGACTCATCAAGAACTATAAGCGGATGCAGAGCATGGGCGACATCATCGAATGGCTCGAGAAGATTTTCGGTGGCGGCCCACCACCAGTCTGACCGGTGCGCCACAGAGTCGGGACAAGTCCCGACCTACGAATTGCACACCCTGCACGGAATCAAGCCGTAAGGCGCCGTGCAGCGCCGACCCGCCCGTCGCACCAAAGGTGCGCCTTTTTTAAAGGGCTCGCCGTAGGCGAGACGGCGGCGCTTTGGTGAGGTTGGGGCTTACTTCGGATCGAAGATGACCACTGCACAATAAAATACTCCGAACCAGCGTTGCATGCGCCACCGCGCGGGTCGGCGCTGTACGGCTTGCGTCTGCCACCCCGCCCGGCAATAACGCCTCCCATGACAGAGCTTCCCGAAGTGCGTGGCGCGCTGACGCCGAACCGTCCTCTCAATGATCTTACATGGCTGCGCGTGGGCGGGCCGGCGGATTGGTTGTTTCAGCCCGCCGATCTGGAGGATTTGCAGGCCTTTCTGATGGCGCTGGACCCGGCGATCCCGGTGTTCCCGATGGGCGTTGGCTCCAACCTGATCGTGCGGGATGGCGGCATACGGGCGGTGGTGATCCGCCTCGGGCGGGGCTTCAATGGGATCGAGATCGAAGGGCGCCGGGTGACGGCGGGGGCTGCGGCGCTGGATGCGCATGTGGCGCGCAAGGCGGCGCAGGCGGGGGTGGACCTGACCTTTCTGCGCACCATCCCCGGGGCAATCGGCGGGGCGGTGCGCATGAACGCGGGCTGTTATGGCTCTTACGTGGCCGACCACCTGCAGGAGGTGACGGTGGTGCTGCGCGACGGCACGCTGGCCACGCTCTCGCCGCAGGATCTGAACCTTCAGTACCGCCAGTCCGACCTGCCGGAGGGTGCGGTGATCGTGCAGGCGACCTTCGAGGGCTCCGAGCGCGACCCGGCCGCGCTGGAGACGCTGATGGAGGAGCAACTGGCCAAGCGCGACGCCTCCCAGCCGACAAAGGACCGGACGGCGGGCAGCACTTTTCGCAATCCGGCTGGATTTTCGTCCACCGGCAAGGCGGATGACACCCATGAGCTGAAGGCGTGGAAGCTGATCGACGACGCAGGCATGCGCGGC includes the following:
- the paaD gene encoding 1,2-phenylacetyl-CoA epoxidase subunit PaaD, which encodes MAEVRLSEAEVWEVLGGVPDPEIPVISLVDLGVIRGVGYEGDTLIVTVTPTYSGCPATAVINMDIEAALRAAGVAQLELRRQLAPPWTTNWLSAEGRAKLEAYGIAPPQPVGGPERCPRCASGNLHKISQFGSTPCKAQWRCGDCLEPFDHFKCI
- a CDS encoding 2Fe-2S iron-sulfur cluster-binding protein encodes the protein MAQFLPLTVTDVRPTTREAVVVTLQPDDPEAFAFTQGQYLTFRQEIDGTEIRRSYSICCGVGEGLQVGIKRVEGGAFSSWANDNLKPGMRLEAMPPSGRFFVTLGEAPKHYLAFAGGSGITPVLSLIRTTLAAEPQSRFTLVYANRAAATVMFREELEDLKNRHMGRFRVIHVLEHDGQEVPLFSGRVDGEKVAALFGGLIEPEGVDVAFICGPEPMMLAISEALKAAGLSGDQIRFELFKSDQPGRLPQRVVAALAEGAKGAEAKVTLDGVTRTLTVEPGQTVLEAGLAASMEVPFSCRAGVCSTCRCRVLEGEVEMAANYALEDDEVAKGYVLSCQSHVISERVVVSYDE
- a CDS encoding ceramidase domain-containing protein codes for the protein MNWTAQIDGYCERLSPAFWAEPINAVTNAAFLVAALVAFLHARRIGQARGPVLVLCLLLAAIGLGSFAFHTFATRWAALADVAPIQLFSLVALGAGVHRFTGARWRRTALLVPMVLALLIAAIWGFAQVAPPALRGAVGYAPAFLSLWGFAVLLAVQGSPLARTMAVAALVFTLSLTARTLDLPFCDAIPLGTHWLWHLLNAVTLALVIRVLAGQGAIIRRR
- a CDS encoding cytochrome-c peroxidase; protein product: MRSLALALLLAAPAFAQEFPAPLTDADFIAVNEAEAALGQLLFYDPILSGNRNIACATCHHPRFATSDGLSLGMGEGGAGLGPDRVADPANYPDEFIPRNAPALFNLGAHQFTVLFHDGRIEVDPSRKSGFRTPMGEDMEVGFSGILSAQTMFPVLSADEMAGHVRENDISKATRSGRITGPGGAWDIIARRVEGAGDYQQRFEAVYPEVAAGRPLHFTDISNAIAAFMAFEWRADAAPFDAFLRGDEAALSAEALAGAQLFYGTAGCSGCHAGALQTDHGFHAMGVPQIGPGKRLAFETHHRDVGRMGVTGDPADAYAFRTPSLRNVTATAPYGHSGAYADLEAFLRAHAAPRAALAAYDGTPARLAALEHEALGPLSDAADRAALEAAIVVEDRPLSDADVALLMAFLESLTDQPAIDGRLGVPDAVPSGLPVDK
- a CDS encoding DUF6151 family protein, which gives rise to MPDPITLTCDCGKVKLAITARPAPPQGNRVICHCNSCRAFARVLGRDDILGPADGTDIIQFRCDRLSITQGKEHIAALRLSPNGLARWYTACCNTPLGNTGPGPRYPFFGAITHGIANPDALGPVKARVNVPKERPLPEGLPPTSGSTFGVFLSIGRIMFGGWLKGAHKRHPLFPGGAPLAEPRVISLEEKAKAYA
- the ftsW gene encoding putative lipid II flippase FtsW gives rise to the protein MTEMVFGTAPVRTGEPVLPRWWRTIDKWSMSCILLLFGVGLLLGLAASPPLAARNGLDPFYYVQRQAFFGGLSLVVMFAFSMMNPSLVRRLAVLGFFVSFVALLLLPVFGTDFGKGATRWFSLGFASVQPSEFLKPGFVVLAAWLMAASQQVAGPPGKSFSFILAVVIVMLLALQPDFGQACLILFAWAVMYFVAGAPITILVVVAGLVVVGGLTAYEGSEHFARRIDGFLNPDLDPRTQLGYATNAIREGGFFGVGVGEGQVKWSLPDAHTDFIIAVAAEEYGLVLVLAIILLYATIVVRSLLRLMRERDPFIRLAGTGLACIFGVQAMINMGVAVRLLPAKGMTLPFVSYGGSSMIAGGILVGMLLAFTRTRPQGQIGDILLRRHP